A genomic region of Gopherus evgoodei ecotype Sinaloan lineage unplaced genomic scaffold, rGopEvg1_v1.p scaffold_73_arrow_ctg1, whole genome shotgun sequence contains the following coding sequences:
- the LOC115643846 gene encoding olfactory receptor 14A16-like, giving the protein MAYDRYVAICQPLHYETMMNSRACVQMIAGAWIGGILNSLLHTGNTFALTFCGGNMVDQFFCEIPQLLKLACSNSYLSEVGVLVFSSCLVSGCFIFITVSYVQIFKSVLRIPSEQARHKALSTCLPHLTVISFVCTGVFAYLKPTSNSPSALDLVMAVLYSVLPPIMNPIIYSMRNKEIKAALRRLTGCRQFTKN; this is encoded by the coding sequence ATGGCGTATGACCGATAtgtcgccatctgccaaccactgcactatgagacaATGATGAACAgcagagcttgtgtccaaatgatagctggtgcctggatcggTGGAATTCTCAACTCTTTACTGCACACTGGGAACACGTTTGCATTGaccttctgtggaggcaacatggtggatcagttcttctgtgagatCCCCCAGCTACTCAAGCTCGCCTGCTCCAACTCATATCTTAGTGAAGTTGGGGTTCTTGTTTTTAGTTCGTGTTTAGTCTcaggctgttttatttttatcactGTGTCGTATGTTCAGATCTTTAAATCAGTGTTGAGAATCCCCTCTGAACAGGCTCGACATAAAGCCCTATCCACCTGCCTTCCTCATCTCACTGTGATCTCATTTGTTTGCACTGGTGTctttgcctacctgaaacccacctccaacTCCCCATCTGCTCTGGATCTTGTGAtggctgttctctattctgtaTTGCCACCTATCATGAATCCAattatctacagcatgaggaacaaggagatcaaagctgCCCTGAGGAGGCTGACTGGGTGTAGGCAATTCACTAAGAattaa